Sequence from the Populus nigra chromosome 17, ddPopNigr1.1, whole genome shotgun sequence genome:
TCATAGATTTTTGCTTCAAAATATCCCCTTTAAAAAGGAAACCTTCAAGCGACAAAAACTAAAGTGGTCATCAACTTCGCTAAGAATTCTTCCTTATTTccttctttattaaaaaaaacgaaagaaaaaaacccgCTATCCCCTGAAACTCTTATCTTTTAGGGAAAAAGATGCCATCTCCAATTGATCAAGACCCCTTCAAAGCCTGGAAATTCCTGGTTTTGCCAACACTAAAAGTCAGTGATGTCTTCTCTTTATTCCTAAAAGCAACTATAACTATTTGTACCGTCGTTTCAATCTCCCTCGTCTTCTACTCCTTCCTTAATCCATCTCAACGGCTACCTTGCCCTGAATGCAATAAGATATTAATCTCTGATCACCGGAACATAACAAACGGTGAGGTTTCTGGTTATAGCTATGAGAAGACAAATATTTCCCACATTTTATTCGGCATTGGTGGCTCTGCAAAGACGTGGAATAAGCGCAGACACTACACTGAGGTATGGTGGATGCCTAACATCACCCGTGGCTATGTTTGGCTCGACCAGAACCCTCCGGGGAATGAAACGTGGCCATTAACCTCACCGCCGTACAAAGTCTCTGCTGATACGTCGCGGTTCAAGTACACCTGCTCGTATGGCTCTCGGTCAGCGCTACGAATTGCGAGGATAGTCAAGGAGAGCTTTGAGTTAGGACTGGAAAATGTGAGATGGTTGGTCATGGGAGATGATGATACAGTGTTCTTCATAGAGAATTTGGTAACGGTATTAGCAAAGTACGATCATAATCAGATGTATTACATTGGCGGCAATTCAGAGAGTGTTGAGCAAGATGCCATACATTCATATAACATGGCCTACGGTGGCGGCGGCTTTGCTATTAGTTATCCTCTAGCGAAAGAGCTCGTTAGGGTTTTGGATGGCTGCCTTGATCGATATGCATCGTTTTACGGTTCCGATCAGAAAGTTCAGGGTTGCATAAGTGAGATTGGGGTTCCTCTTACTAAAGAGCTTGGATTCCATCAGgttattttcttgctttttccAAAATGATATGATTAATCCCGTGATAATTTTTACTTTCGTTactgctacttttttttttttaactaacatGTGTAaggctaaaaaaaaacagagagagaaaaaaaaaagaatcaacatTGATCACATAGGAAAAATATGGAAAGTACAGTATGCTATGCTGTGGTGTAAGATTTCCATTACGATTtagttgattaattaaaaaggatgaTGATTAATTACAGGTTGATATAAGAGGAGATCCATATGGTTTACTAGCAGCGCACCCATTGGCGCCATTGGTGTCCTTGCACCATCTAGACTACGTCCAGTCAATATTTCCAGGGCTGAGCCGCTTTGACTCTGTCAACAAGTTAATTACAGCTTATAAAACGGATCCGGGTCGGACCTTACAATATAGTTTCTGCTACGATTTGACGCGTAATTGGTCTGTTTCAGCATCTTGGGGTTACACCATACAGTTGTATCCTGCTCTACTGACAGCAATGCAGCTACAAACAGTGTTTAGAACGTTTCAAACATGGAGGAGATGGGGCGAAGGACCGTTCACATTTAACACCCGACCCATGAATGTTGACCCGTGTCTAAGACCGGTTGTTTATTTCTTGGATCGTGTTGAAAGAGTTGGGGATGGCACCTTGACAACGTATA
This genomic interval carries:
- the LOC133677173 gene encoding uncharacterized protein LOC133677173, which produces MPSPIDQDPFKAWKFLVLPTLKVSDVFSLFLKATITICTVVSISLVFYSFLNPSQRLPCPECNKILISDHRNITNGEVSGYSYEKTNISHILFGIGGSAKTWNKRRHYTEVWWMPNITRGYVWLDQNPPGNETWPLTSPPYKVSADTSRFKYTCSYGSRSALRIARIVKESFELGLENVRWLVMGDDDTVFFIENLVTVLAKYDHNQMYYIGGNSESVEQDAIHSYNMAYGGGGFAISYPLAKELVRVLDGCLDRYASFYGSDQKVQGCISEIGVPLTKELGFHQVDIRGDPYGLLAAHPLAPLVSLHHLDYVQSIFPGLSRFDSVNKLITAYKTDPGRTLQYSFCYDLTRNWSVSASWGYTIQLYPALLTAMQLQTVFRTFQTWRRWGEGPFTFNTRPMNVDPCLRPVVYFLDRVERVGDGTLTTYKRSEDELDKVCDRPDYAPVYAVQLVNVITSTSLKPDIWNMAPRRQCCEVINGDNRMSSMVQVNIRGCNEMESVTPP